In Hemitrygon akajei chromosome 9, sHemAka1.3, whole genome shotgun sequence, the following are encoded in one genomic region:
- the nvl gene encoding nuclear valosin-containing protein-like isoform X2, protein MNTSLLSLYRKTEGDHSPASIDNSRLGRSAARATGGLRRASGDTEISPGGWFMDRTPGSVPTPGETQYSLQGAGDSGLEPQRKSRHSRSRRIRGRHQGQETPHAVDGTIEATVLDRAARKRGFEAQHPALKFEDIGGSDATLKEVCELLIHLRHPEVFEQLGVQPPRGFLLHGPPGCGKSLLAQAIAGELELPLLKVVATEVVSGVSGESEQKLRELFEEAVLQAPCIIFIDEIDAISPKREFASKDMERRIVAQLLACLDNLNAMPVSTQVLVIGATNRPDSLDPALRRAGRFDREICLGIPSEGARKQILQTLCRKMRLSESFDFQELARLTPGYVGADLMALCREAAMSAVNRILIQHKELESQGQNSTGQLQETEMGKLQRLRAVLRDQAPLPDQDLQELRIGMLDFTASLSLVQPSAKREGFATVPDVTWADIGALEEIREELTMAILAPLRYSEQFRVLGLSSPAGVLLAGPPGCGKTLLAKAVANESGLNFISVKGPELLNMYVGESERAVRQVFQRARNSAPCVIFFDELDSLCPRRSENESGASVRVVNQLLTEMDGLEARRQVFIMAATNRPDIIDPAVLRPGRLDKTLYVGLPPAADRLAILRTLTKGGTRPPMDADVDLCAIASDQRCDCFTGADLSALVREASINALRQQLMEPASCPKLQVTRQHFEAAFEKVKPSVSKKDQLMYEQLRQFLSR, encoded by the exons ATGAACACATCGCTGCTGAGCCTTTACCGGAAGACCGAAGGCGATCACAGTCCGGCTTCAATAGACAACAGCAGGTTGGGGCGTTCAGCTGCACGGGCAACTGGAGGGTTGCGAAGAGCCTCGGGTGACACAGAGATATCCCCAGGGGGCTGGTTCATGGACCGAACACCAGGGAGCGTTCCCACCCCTGGGGAGACTCAGTACAGCTTGCAG GGAGCGGGAGACTCTGGGCTGGAGCCACAGAGGAAGAGTCGGCATAGTAGGAGTCGACGGATCAGAGGCCGACACCAGGGACAGGAGACCCCACATGCTGTGGATGGGACGATAGAAGCCACCGTATTGGACAGGGCAG CCAGGAAGCGAGGCTTTGAGGCACAGCACCCAGCGCTGAAGTTTGAGGACATTGGTGGCAGTGATGCAACCCTGAAG GAGGTGTGCGAACTCCTCATCCATCTGAGACACCCGGAGGTGTTTGAGCAGCTGGGCGTGCAACCTCCCCGTGGGTTCCTGCTGCATGGGCCTCCGGGCTGTGGGAAGTCTCTGCTGGCACAGGCCATTGCTGGG GAGTTGGAACTGCCCCTGCTGAAGGTGGTGGCCACAGAGGTCGTGTCTGGCGTGTCCGGAGAGTCAGAGCAGAAGCTGCGGGAGCTGTTCGAAGAGGCTGTG CTCCAGGCTCCGTGCATCATCTTCATCGACGAGATCGACGCCATCTCACCCAAACGGGAGTTTGCCTCGAAGGACATGGAGCGCCGTATTGTGGCTCAGTTGCTCGCCTGCCTGGACA ATTTGAACGCCATGCCTGTCTCCACACAGGTTCTGGTCATCGGTGCAACCAACCGACCGGACTCTTTGGACCCGGCACTCCGTAGGGCCGGCCGGTTTGACCGGGAGATTTGCCTGGGCATTCCCAGCGAAGGAGCACGGAAGCA GATCCTGCAGACTCTGTGCCGGAAGATGAGACTGTCGGAATCGTTTGATTTCCAGGAGCTGGCCCGCTTGACGCCAGGGTACGTGGGAGCAGATCTCATGGCTTTGTGCCGTGAGGCAGCCATGAGCGCTGTCAACCGCATACTGATCCAGCACAAGGAGCTCGAGTCCCAGGGACAGAACAGCACGGGGCAGCTGCAGGAGACTGAGATG GGTAAGCTGCAGAGGTTACGGGCTGTGCTTCGGGACCAGGCTCCTCTGCCAGACCAGGATCTGCAGGAGCTACGGATAGGGATGCTGGATTTCACCGCCTCCCTCTCGCTGGTTCAGCCTTCTGCCAAGCGCGAGGGCTTTGCCACGGTGCCGGATGTGACCTGGGCCGATATCGGAGCACTGGAGGAGATCCGGGAGGAACTGACCATGGCCATTCTG GCCCCTCTCCGATATTCGGAACAGTTCCGGGTGCTCGGGTTGTCGAGCCCGGCTGGCGTCCTTTTGGCTGGGCCTCCAGGCTGTGGGAAGACTCTGTTAGCCAAG GCAGTGGCCAACGAGTCCGGACTGAACTTCATCTCAGTGAAAGGGCCAGAGCTGCTCAACATG TACGTGGGTGAGAGTGAGCGAGCAGTGCGCCAGGTTTTCCAGCGGGCCCGAAACTCCGCCCCCTGCGTCATCTTCTTCGATGAGCTGGACTCGCTGTGTCCGCGGAGGTCGGAGAATGAG TCCGGAGCCAGTGTTCGGGTGGTGAACCAACTACTGACGGAGATGGATGGACTGGAGGCCAGGAGACAAGTCTTCATCATGGCTGCCACCAATCGCCCTG ATATCATCGACCCAGCTGTGCTGCGCCCAGGCCGCTTGGACAAGACTCTGTATGTGGGTTTACCCCCGGCCGCTGACCGCCTCGCCATTCTCCGCACGCTGAccaag GGTGGGACTCGCCCTCCTATGGATGCCGACGTCGATCTCTGCGCGATCGCAAGTGACCAACGCTGTGACTGCTTCAC TGGGGCTGACCTATCGGCACTGGTGCGGGAAGCGTCCATTAACGCTCTGAGGCAGCAGCTCATGGAGCCAG CCTCTTGTCCAAAACTACAAGTGACACGGCAACATTTCGAAGCAGCTTTTGAGAAAGTCAAGCCTTCTGTCTCCAAAAAG